One window of Candidatus Nitrospira kreftii genomic DNA carries:
- a CDS encoding putative Histidine kinase has translation MMDRPPSDGMGTAITSPAIAHSSVETQRSTSAPAVLPMRVAIVGAGRGGTALLEVLHQIRAIEIIGITDKDDSAPGLKRAKELNVPVYGVITDLLRDPTLNVVMDVTGDPSVETVLQQHGPTGTAIVSGQASRLLWLLVQHESTLQTELLHAEKLAGLGSFAAGIAHDMNNPLQLILGMAENLADETDLKTVHAQAVDIIEAVKRTTAICRDLTSYSRRASLQQDGLVNINSKLDEALKIARYAVALQDIEIRKRYQSDVVVKGNPDKLLHVFVNLITNAVQAMEHHGTLTLETTAVAGATHVRVSDTGCGIAPEVLTRIFEPFYTTKPPGKGTGLGLYNIKNVIQHMHGTIGVESHVGHGSIFTLTFPGDPSIAEGTPRTGP, from the coding sequence ATGATGGACAGACCACCATCGGATGGAATGGGTACGGCGATCACCTCTCCGGCCATCGCTCATTCCAGCGTGGAAACCCAACGGAGCACATCAGCACCGGCCGTGCTTCCGATGAGAGTCGCGATCGTCGGAGCCGGCCGTGGAGGAACCGCACTTCTTGAGGTGCTCCATCAGATTCGGGCTATTGAGATTATCGGCATTACCGACAAGGATGACTCAGCACCAGGACTCAAGCGCGCCAAAGAGCTGAACGTGCCCGTGTATGGAGTGATTACCGATCTGCTCAGGGACCCCACACTCAACGTTGTGATGGACGTGACCGGTGATCCATCGGTAGAAACCGTGCTTCAACAACACGGGCCGACAGGGACGGCGATTGTAAGTGGACAAGCATCGCGGCTTCTCTGGCTGCTTGTCCAACATGAATCGACGTTGCAAACCGAGTTGCTCCACGCAGAGAAACTCGCCGGCTTGGGCTCGTTTGCAGCCGGCATCGCGCATGACATGAACAATCCCCTCCAGCTGATTCTCGGCATGGCTGAAAATCTGGCTGACGAAACGGACCTCAAAACCGTGCATGCCCAAGCCGTGGATATTATTGAAGCCGTGAAACGAACGACGGCTATTTGCCGGGACCTTACCTCTTACTCTCGTCGCGCGTCCTTACAGCAAGATGGCCTTGTCAACATCAACAGCAAGCTCGATGAAGCCCTGAAGATCGCCCGTTATGCCGTGGCACTGCAAGACATTGAGATTCGCAAGCGCTATCAATCTGACGTCGTCGTGAAGGGAAACCCTGATAAACTCCTCCACGTGTTCGTGAATCTGATCACCAACGCGGTTCAGGCGATGGAACATCACGGCACTCTGACGCTAGAAACTACCGCTGTAGCCGGCGCAACACACGTTCGTGTTTCAGACACCGGCTGCGGCATCGCACCGGAAGTCTTGACTCGAATTTTTGAACCGTTCTACACCACGAAGCCACCGGGGAAGGGAACGGGACTGGGGCTTTACAATATCAAGAATGTGATCCAGCACATGCACGGCACTATCGGAGTCGAGAGTCACGTCGGTCATGGTTCAATCTTTACCCTCACATTCCCCGGTGACCCATCGATTGCTGAGGGCACCCCTCGGACGGGACCATGA
- a CDS encoding putative Penicillin-binding protein 1B, with amino-acid sequence MSAHLSSQPVFSARRLVMLFLIVCGVALALLAGYGFVLSTSLALPKSDEHPPLLIYGAPFFLTPGLHPVDEGLFDRLHRLEYRPATAKPKVAGEYFATKNSIEIFLHAQEEHRLPARLIKLALTDDIVTEVLSGTDGRPVSLVALEPVVISGVRAGTKQLREWIPLDHVPPVLIQALLAIEDRRFFSHFGVDPIAIGRALWTNITRGAVVQGGSTLTQQLAKNLFYSPKRTIWRKFKELVASLALEFKYRKQDILESYVNEIYLGQAGPVSIYGVGEAAHRYFGRPLDRLSIEEIALIVGLIKGPNIYSPVKNIELSTKRRDVVLHRLRAEGVVTEESLKVALARPVKVMLTDDALTDAPYFVDFLLKEIEQGIGVVTPEGSRIYSTLDSRSQQIAAQVLHEGLVKLEKNYPALADAEPPVQGAVVVLDVKHGHVLAMVGGRDYRVSQFNRAVQAHRSAGSLFKPFVYLAGFEAARDLGAAGLTPATLLADEPVTLESGTGQWSPQNYDRQYRGQVTVRTALEQSLNVPVVRTAHRTGMPALTRQLQAFGITTPLANNLSLALGSSTVSLLEITAAYAGLANGGVVIRPVALSNMTREGGETIWSPPLDRSQAATPQGAFLVTSLLKGVVDRGTASKARALGVKGPVAGKTGTTDGSRDAWFVGYSPDIAIGVWVGFDDERPLKLTGAQAALPIWSELAVRLIPKDLPDFEVPRGVVQRRIDPRTGQLATSRCPENKSEYFITGTEPKTYCEVHGGGLWERLKQTFDFSS; translated from the coding sequence ATGTCAGCCCATCTATCTTCTCAGCCCGTCTTCTCAGCGCGGCGCCTGGTGATGCTGTTCCTCATCGTCTGTGGAGTTGCACTCGCGCTCCTAGCAGGATACGGATTTGTCCTCTCTACGAGTTTGGCCCTGCCGAAGAGCGACGAGCATCCACCGTTGCTGATCTACGGAGCACCGTTTTTTCTCACGCCGGGGCTTCATCCCGTAGATGAAGGTTTGTTCGACCGTCTGCATCGTTTGGAGTATCGACCGGCCACCGCCAAGCCGAAGGTTGCGGGTGAGTATTTTGCGACGAAAAACTCGATTGAGATTTTTTTGCATGCGCAAGAAGAGCATCGGCTTCCTGCTCGGTTAATCAAACTGGCTTTGACGGACGATATTGTAACCGAGGTCTTATCCGGCACTGATGGACGACCAGTCTCACTCGTGGCGCTCGAACCGGTCGTGATCAGTGGCGTACGGGCCGGGACGAAGCAGCTTCGGGAATGGATTCCACTGGATCATGTCCCTCCCGTCTTGATTCAGGCGCTCCTGGCCATCGAAGATCGACGCTTTTTTTCTCATTTTGGAGTTGACCCGATCGCTATCGGACGAGCGCTGTGGACCAATATCACTCGGGGGGCAGTTGTACAGGGTGGCAGTACACTGACCCAGCAATTGGCAAAAAATCTCTTCTACTCTCCCAAACGCACGATATGGCGGAAATTTAAGGAGCTGGTGGCTTCGCTGGCGCTCGAGTTCAAGTATCGCAAACAAGATATTTTGGAAAGCTATGTCAACGAGATCTATCTGGGCCAAGCCGGTCCTGTGTCGATCTACGGTGTGGGGGAGGCGGCCCACCGGTACTTCGGCAGACCACTCGACCGATTGTCGATCGAGGAAATTGCGCTGATCGTTGGATTGATCAAAGGTCCCAATATCTATTCACCGGTGAAAAACATTGAGCTGTCAACCAAGCGTCGAGATGTGGTCCTCCACCGTTTGCGAGCAGAAGGGGTCGTAACAGAGGAATCATTGAAAGTAGCCTTGGCTCGTCCGGTGAAGGTGATGTTGACCGATGACGCCCTTACCGATGCCCCGTACTTTGTCGATTTCCTGCTCAAAGAAATCGAACAAGGGATTGGAGTGGTCACCCCCGAAGGGTCACGAATCTATTCGACGCTCGATTCCAGATCGCAGCAGATTGCCGCGCAGGTCTTACATGAAGGACTCGTAAAGCTCGAGAAAAACTATCCCGCATTGGCCGACGCCGAGCCGCCGGTTCAAGGAGCTGTCGTCGTATTGGATGTGAAGCATGGGCATGTGCTGGCGATGGTTGGCGGACGCGATTATCGAGTGAGCCAGTTCAATCGTGCGGTGCAGGCGCATCGATCAGCGGGCTCTCTTTTTAAACCGTTTGTGTATTTGGCCGGATTTGAGGCGGCTCGAGACCTAGGGGCGGCTGGTCTCACGCCGGCGACATTGCTGGCAGATGAACCGGTGACCTTGGAATCAGGTACGGGTCAGTGGTCGCCACAAAATTATGACCGACAGTATCGAGGGCAGGTAACGGTTCGAACGGCGCTCGAGCAGTCATTGAATGTTCCGGTCGTCCGAACAGCCCACCGAACTGGGATGCCGGCGCTCACTCGCCAGCTCCAAGCCTTTGGAATTACCACCCCCCTGGCCAATAACCTCTCCCTAGCGCTCGGCAGTTCTACGGTCTCGTTACTGGAGATCACAGCTGCGTATGCCGGGCTTGCTAATGGAGGGGTCGTGATCCGTCCCGTGGCGCTGTCCAACATGACGCGTGAAGGGGGGGAGACAATCTGGAGTCCACCCCTGGATCGAAGTCAGGCGGCTACTCCACAGGGGGCGTTCCTTGTGACATCTCTCCTAAAAGGGGTGGTGGATCGAGGAACTGCTTCCAAGGCCAGAGCCTTAGGCGTGAAGGGGCCGGTCGCAGGCAAGACCGGGACGACGGATGGATCCCGAGATGCCTGGTTTGTCGGATACTCGCCGGATATCGCTATTGGTGTGTGGGTCGGGTTTGATGATGAGCGACCTCTCAAACTGACCGGTGCGCAGGCCGCCTTGCCCATTTGGAGCGAGCTGGCCGTTCGGCTCATTCCGAAGGACCTTCCCGATTTTGAGGTGCCCCGTGGGGTCGTTCAGCGCCGGATTGATCCAAGAACAGGTCAGCTTGCGACCTCACGATGCCCGGAGAACAAGTCTGAGTACTTTATTACAGGGACAGAGCCCAAGACCTACTGCGAGGTCCATGGAGGTGGGCTGTGGGAACGATTGAAGCAGACGTTTGACTTTTCCTCCTAG
- a CDS encoding Two-component system response regulator, with the protein MSEFKSGFFVGGESCNGRVLIVDDEPDIRKVVRMTLQKAGYDVLEAENGEKAIEIINSGENRLLLDVMVCDIRMPKVNGIEAIAYFRENYPRVPLIVLTGFPDTDMATSLLRQGVVDYLVKPVEGEILKAAVGRAMEQRELARL; encoded by the coding sequence ATGAGTGAATTCAAGTCGGGGTTTTTTGTCGGGGGTGAGAGTTGCAACGGTCGGGTATTGATCGTCGATGACGAACCAGACATCCGGAAAGTCGTTCGGATGACTCTGCAAAAAGCCGGGTACGATGTGCTTGAAGCTGAGAACGGGGAGAAAGCCATTGAAATCATCAACTCAGGGGAAAATCGCCTCCTGCTGGATGTCATGGTCTGCGACATCCGGATGCCGAAGGTGAACGGAATCGAAGCAATCGCCTACTTTCGCGAGAACTATCCGCGGGTGCCGTTAATTGTTCTGACTGGGTTCCCGGACACCGACATGGCCACATCGCTCCTTCGGCAGGGCGTCGTGGACTATCTCGTGAAGCCGGTGGAGGGTGAGATATTGAAGGCTGCCGTCGGTCGTGCCATGGAACAACGAGAATTAGCGCGCCTATGA
- a CDS encoding Cyclase family protein, whose amino-acid sequence MNCLSVKRLSYQARKVLVGLGVITTLGCASGHHANHPVWEHSRIVDLTHSFGSDTVVWPTEQDFKLIGQHAEDTPGGYYYASNRVEMPEHGGTHIDAPIHFSRGKQTLDQIPIERLVGTGVQIDVTQQCARDHDYRMTISDLERWEVEHGRIPNQAIVLLNTGYARFWPGRKDYLGTELRGEEGVRALHFPGLHPEAAAWLVRERHVRAVGIDTVSIDYGQSTKFETHVALLSANVPVFENLANLGDLPDRGFDVVALPMKIAGGTGGPLRIIAIVPRS is encoded by the coding sequence ATGAACTGTCTCAGCGTGAAGAGACTCTCGTATCAAGCGAGGAAGGTGTTGGTGGGGTTAGGCGTGATCACCACCTTGGGATGTGCGTCTGGCCATCATGCCAATCATCCTGTCTGGGAACACTCCCGGATTGTCGATCTGACTCACTCGTTTGGATCGGATACGGTTGTCTGGCCTACTGAACAGGATTTCAAACTTATCGGTCAACATGCTGAAGATACGCCTGGTGGCTACTACTATGCGTCGAACCGTGTGGAGATGCCGGAGCATGGTGGTACGCATATCGATGCGCCGATTCACTTTTCCAGAGGGAAGCAGACACTAGACCAGATTCCAATAGAACGTCTGGTTGGAACCGGCGTTCAAATCGATGTCACTCAGCAATGTGCGCGTGATCACGATTACCGCATGACTATCTCTGATCTCGAACGATGGGAAGTCGAGCATGGTCGAATTCCAAATCAGGCCATTGTCCTGTTGAATACGGGCTACGCCAGGTTCTGGCCAGGTCGGAAGGATTACCTGGGAACGGAGCTGAGAGGGGAGGAAGGGGTGCGAGCATTGCATTTCCCAGGGCTTCATCCTGAAGCGGCAGCTTGGCTGGTACGTGAACGACACGTCAGAGCAGTCGGTATCGACACGGTATCGATCGATTATGGGCAGTCGACCAAGTTCGAAACACATGTAGCGTTACTTTCAGCAAATGTTCCAGTGTTTGAGAATCTTGCCAATCTTGGCGACTTGCCTGATCGAGGCTTTGACGTGGTCGCATTGCCCATGAAAATCGCCGGTGGGACGGGCGGGCCACTGCGGATTATTGCGATAGTGCCGCGTTCTTAG
- a CDS encoding hypothetical protein (conserved protein of unknown function), whose translation MKKTGYADDGNITLLAKGVELKGEIKVEGTVRIDGRLEGDVHTKGEVIVGEDGMVKGSIHADSLISSGRIKATVTVTGKIQLLKTAILIGEVHCPTMLMEEGAKFQGVSDMGVTGWPEEAPKLPSNVRDMNAHRGKAVALIGREADL comes from the coding sequence ATGAAGAAGACGGGTTATGCAGATGACGGCAACATTACGCTGTTGGCAAAGGGAGTCGAACTAAAGGGTGAAATCAAGGTGGAGGGCACGGTACGCATCGATGGACGTCTGGAGGGTGATGTTCACACGAAGGGCGAAGTGATTGTCGGCGAAGATGGCATGGTGAAGGGATCCATCCATGCCGATTCGCTGATCAGTAGCGGACGCATCAAAGCCACCGTGACGGTCACGGGGAAAATCCAGCTTCTCAAGACCGCTATTCTGATCGGTGAGGTGCATTGCCCCACCATGTTGATGGAGGAAGGGGCTAAATTTCAGGGCGTGAGTGATATGGGTGTCACGGGATGGCCTGAGGAAGCACCGAAGCTGCCCAGTAATGTTCGTGATATGAACGCCCACCGTGGGAAAGCTGTCGCATTGATAGGAAGAGAGGCCGACCTATAA
- a CDS encoding Glutaredoxin, with translation MADQIEEEIQKEVQAHKILIYGKGTKTMPMCGFTRETMQFFDKYGYPYELIDVLSQPAKREALTKITNWPTLPKVFIDGTFYGDTDVLDPMAAKGEIEPLLKKAFGK, from the coding sequence ATGGCCGACCAGATAGAAGAAGAAATTCAGAAGGAAGTACAGGCGCATAAAATTTTGATCTACGGCAAAGGGACCAAGACGATGCCGATGTGCGGGTTCACGAGGGAAACTATGCAGTTTTTCGATAAGTATGGGTACCCCTACGAGCTCATCGACGTCCTGTCGCAACCGGCTAAGCGCGAAGCGCTGACGAAAATCACGAATTGGCCGACGCTCCCTAAGGTATTTATCGACGGCACTTTCTATGGCGATACCGACGTGCTTGATCCGATGGCCGCCAAGGGCGAGATCGAACCGCTGTTGAAAAAAGCATTCGGGAAGTAA
- a CDS encoding hypothetical protein (conserved protein of unknown function), whose translation MHHLRFAIHVITIAFLLGVCWTVTALHAAKENPMTVGIAPEKVADYIHAILEADRTFYTSHIVNRLQEKGILASTEQWEQENTLPLPAQFLQHSGRLVAESGRGIRYRLIGFSPIYQRNAPATEFERKALDVLRRQPDRPVTGIVSSGKKQYFQAIYSDRAVSSACVTCHNSHPLSPKQNFKLNDVMGGIAITIPLE comes from the coding sequence ATGCACCACCTCCGTTTCGCGATCCACGTCATAACCATCGCATTCCTCTTAGGAGTATGCTGGACCGTGACAGCGCTCCATGCCGCCAAGGAGAATCCCATGACAGTCGGCATCGCGCCGGAAAAGGTCGCCGATTACATTCATGCCATACTCGAGGCAGATCGAACCTTTTACACCTCACATATCGTCAACCGGCTCCAGGAAAAAGGCATTCTGGCTTCGACGGAACAGTGGGAGCAGGAGAACACGCTGCCCTTACCTGCCCAGTTTCTTCAGCACTCCGGCCGGTTAGTTGCGGAAAGTGGAAGAGGAATCCGTTACCGGCTGATCGGATTTTCCCCGATCTATCAGCGTAATGCGCCTGCCACCGAGTTTGAGCGAAAAGCATTGGACGTTCTCAGGCGACAGCCCGATCGGCCGGTCACAGGGATTGTTTCAAGCGGCAAGAAACAGTATTTCCAAGCCATCTATTCAGACCGTGCCGTCTCGTCCGCCTGCGTCACCTGTCATAACAGTCATCCACTGAGTCCGAAACAGAATTTTAAGTTGAACGATGTGATGGGTGGGATTGCGATTACCATTCCGCTCGAATAG
- a CDS encoding hypothetical protein (conserved protein of unknown function) → MTTTPTSSPSGARWGLKTKVILSMLLVGIVPLVVGLGMAFWQGSQEIREISGESFEALATEAARKLDLLVVEEISHTARIAHDPTIIRELERRRDALRDPKRSTAAATDLEQRWKRRDPAAITSLTGNTLSALLHEYYAGVYSAPGQLLPQVVRASTKMLFLTDVQGALVATMTDHPAFRHHDAPWWQGAFNKAVGNLYIEDIHFDDQMNTYVFTISLPIMDSLRYEAVGVLHHVIDAKEFFSPSTHAIRFGKTGHVMLIDSRGIVISCPILPTGVPLSDRNLTPLVTPQHPGWVEASSDGHGGQSTSVIGFAPLPETSRATNGSIENGSWHTFVWQSSDELFAPIQHLLTWVMVFGAVAIMLLVSLGYVAAGRIVTPVRQLQQAAQAIGRGELQTPIQINTGDELEDLAREFTRMNAQLKAAFAGLTDQVKLKTQEVQVLQQSTDQILDAVPTPILLIDAHQIVRYINQAARDAFTIRTPLSNASLFSVLSLDQAVQKQLQAEFEMNGDTAATLPDIERQTVPRDPLQPRTDHEPAGHRSELTIGSRIYHYQWFRLPTKPGEEDSIGLVLRDITDESRLQDKLVQAEKMGSLGVLTAGIGHELNNPLFGIIGLGEILQDEQDLEHIKSCAQDIVAHGRRMATIIRDFTGVTDREASDTPVSVPVEDVLDKALATAQTSVDMKDVVIHKSYAGKTPVSVLPDQLRQAFVNLLTNAAHAMKGTGTLTLSTVVSDHTVTTTVADSGPGISKQHLSKVFDPFFTTKEQGEGSGLGLTVARRIARKFGGDIRIECLEDRGTACHLMLPINTSTSSTGGPCTTSVSRSTS, encoded by the coding sequence ATGACTACGACACCCACATCCTCACCGTCAGGCGCCAGATGGGGGCTCAAGACTAAAGTCATACTATCCATGCTTCTGGTCGGAATTGTCCCTCTCGTCGTTGGTTTAGGGATGGCCTTCTGGCAGGGGTCTCAAGAAATCCGAGAGATCAGCGGAGAAAGCTTCGAAGCACTGGCGACGGAAGCGGCTCGCAAACTTGATCTCCTCGTGGTTGAAGAAATCTCGCACACTGCCCGTATCGCTCATGATCCGACGATCATTCGGGAGCTAGAACGTCGTCGAGATGCCTTACGGGATCCAAAACGTTCGACCGCAGCCGCCACAGACCTCGAACAGCGCTGGAAAAGGCGAGACCCTGCGGCGATCACATCGTTGACAGGAAATACGCTGAGCGCCCTACTCCACGAATACTATGCCGGAGTGTACAGCGCACCAGGCCAATTGCTGCCACAGGTTGTCCGTGCATCGACGAAGATGCTGTTTCTGACCGATGTGCAGGGAGCACTCGTCGCCACCATGACTGACCACCCGGCATTCAGACACCACGATGCCCCTTGGTGGCAAGGGGCTTTCAATAAGGCGGTGGGGAACCTCTACATTGAAGACATCCACTTTGACGACCAGATGAACACCTATGTGTTCACAATCTCACTCCCCATCATGGATAGCTTGCGCTACGAAGCCGTCGGCGTGCTGCACCATGTCATCGATGCCAAGGAATTCTTTTCCCCCTCAACCCATGCCATTCGATTCGGCAAGACCGGCCATGTCATGCTGATCGACAGTAGAGGCATCGTCATCAGCTGCCCAATTCTTCCAACAGGCGTTCCATTATCCGATCGAAACTTGACTCCACTCGTAACCCCCCAACACCCTGGCTGGGTGGAGGCCTCCAGCGACGGCCACGGCGGGCAATCGACGTCTGTCATCGGATTTGCCCCTCTGCCGGAAACCAGCCGGGCAACCAACGGCTCAATCGAGAATGGATCGTGGCACACGTTCGTTTGGCAATCGTCCGATGAACTGTTCGCGCCGATCCAACATCTGCTCACCTGGGTGATGGTATTCGGAGCTGTCGCCATCATGCTGCTGGTCTCGCTCGGCTACGTCGCAGCGGGTCGCATCGTCACACCAGTCAGGCAGCTGCAACAGGCGGCACAAGCCATCGGGCGGGGCGAGCTACAGACGCCGATCCAGATCAACACCGGCGATGAGCTGGAAGACCTTGCGAGAGAATTCACACGCATGAACGCGCAATTGAAAGCCGCATTTGCAGGACTGACCGACCAGGTCAAGTTGAAAACTCAAGAAGTCCAAGTCCTGCAGCAGTCCACGGATCAGATCTTGGACGCTGTTCCAACTCCCATTCTCTTGATCGATGCCCACCAAATCGTACGCTATATCAATCAGGCAGCCCGTGACGCGTTCACAATCCGAACACCGTTGTCGAACGCGTCCCTGTTTTCGGTGCTGTCACTCGACCAGGCCGTTCAGAAACAGCTTCAAGCAGAATTCGAGATGAACGGCGATACGGCAGCCACCCTGCCCGATATCGAGCGCCAAACGGTACCAAGAGACCCATTGCAACCTCGTACGGATCATGAACCAGCCGGTCATCGATCCGAGCTCACCATCGGATCACGTATCTACCATTACCAATGGTTCCGATTGCCCACGAAACCAGGCGAAGAAGACAGTATCGGGCTGGTGCTTCGAGACATCACCGACGAGAGTAGGCTGCAAGACAAGCTGGTCCAAGCGGAAAAGATGGGAAGCCTCGGAGTCCTAACCGCTGGAATCGGGCATGAACTCAATAATCCGTTGTTCGGGATCATTGGGTTAGGAGAAATCCTCCAGGATGAACAGGACTTGGAGCATATCAAGAGTTGCGCTCAAGACATCGTGGCTCATGGCCGTCGCATGGCCACCATCATTCGAGATTTTACCGGAGTCACCGATCGTGAAGCCTCTGATACGCCGGTGTCGGTGCCCGTAGAGGACGTCTTGGACAAAGCGTTGGCCACAGCACAAACCAGCGTTGATATGAAGGATGTCGTGATCCACAAGAGCTACGCAGGCAAGACCCCGGTATCAGTCCTCCCAGACCAACTTCGGCAAGCGTTCGTGAATCTGTTGACCAATGCCGCTCATGCCATGAAAGGCACGGGGACGCTCACATTGTCGACCGTCGTGTCAGACCATACGGTGACCACCACCGTCGCCGATTCGGGGCCGGGAATCTCCAAACAACACCTTTCAAAAGTCTTCGACCCGTTTTTTACGACGAAGGAGCAGGGAGAGGGGTCAGGTCTGGGATTGACTGTCGCCAGGCGCATTGCTCGAAAGTTCGGAGGCGATATCCGCATTGAGTGCCTCGAAGATCGAGGCACGGCATGCCACCTCATGCTCCCGATCAATACCTCAACGTCATCTACAGGAGGCCCATGCACCACCTCCGTTTCGCGATCCACGTCATAA
- a CDS encoding hypothetical protein (conserved membrane protein of unknown function) has translation MTRQQTFSIVFFALLVLLLYQIGLMFEPFVFSALWAGLLAHWAFPLHLRLTRLFGGKEMPSAAILTAGALAIVVVPLVVMGGMLVREAGVAEHEIRVWISSGGLQKLPDQLATVPVIGAWLKSAVSGAATPALSLEQSVMTGVKALSQFLVGGMGGLLKNTFALITNFFMMLLILFFLFKDGRQWLSVLYDLIPMEESHKSKILVRLDQTIRAVVKGVLVTAIVQGVLAGIAYVVLGVPFPMGLTALTIVLAPIPFGGTGLVWLPVALYLFLVGMTGKALAMLVWGIGVVSMVDQFLRPWLIGQDVQIPVLLLVLSVLGGLALYGLLGLFIGPILVSLLMTAVQIYREEYHLTQLEVSARPPAPS, from the coding sequence ATGACTCGACAGCAGACCTTCTCCATCGTGTTCTTCGCCCTGCTGGTGTTGTTGCTCTACCAGATCGGGTTGATGTTTGAACCGTTTGTGTTTTCGGCTCTCTGGGCCGGGCTGCTTGCCCACTGGGCCTTTCCCCTGCATCTTCGGCTGACGAGACTATTCGGCGGGAAGGAAATGCCTTCCGCCGCGATACTGACCGCTGGTGCGTTAGCAATCGTGGTCGTACCGCTGGTCGTGATGGGGGGCATGTTGGTCCGTGAGGCTGGTGTGGCGGAGCATGAGATCCGCGTCTGGATTTCATCGGGAGGACTTCAAAAACTCCCCGACCAATTGGCGACCGTTCCCGTCATCGGCGCCTGGTTGAAGTCGGCTGTATCAGGTGCTGCCACGCCAGCCTTGTCCTTGGAGCAATCAGTCATGACCGGCGTGAAGGCGCTCAGCCAATTTCTAGTCGGTGGGATGGGGGGCTTGCTGAAGAATACCTTCGCGCTCATCACGAATTTCTTCATGATGTTGTTGATATTGTTTTTTCTCTTCAAAGATGGTCGGCAGTGGCTCTCCGTCCTATACGATTTGATTCCAATGGAGGAGTCTCACAAGTCCAAAATCCTCGTTCGATTGGACCAAACAATTCGAGCCGTGGTGAAAGGGGTGCTGGTGACGGCGATTGTGCAGGGCGTGCTGGCTGGGATAGCCTATGTGGTCCTCGGTGTGCCGTTTCCAATGGGACTCACGGCGCTGACCATCGTCTTAGCCCCGATCCCGTTCGGCGGAACGGGTTTGGTTTGGTTGCCCGTGGCGCTCTATCTATTCTTGGTGGGGATGACCGGAAAAGCACTGGCCATGCTGGTGTGGGGAATTGGTGTCGTCTCAATGGTCGATCAATTTCTTCGACCATGGTTAATCGGTCAAGATGTACAGATTCCCGTGTTGCTCCTGGTCTTGAGTGTGTTAGGAGGATTAGCCCTCTACGGATTGCTCGGCCTGTTCATCGGCCCCATTCTCGTCAGTTTGTTGATGACCGCCGTGCAGATCTATCGAGAAGAATATCATCTCACGCAGCTGGAGGTCTCGGCGAGGCCGCCCGCACCTTCATAA
- a CDS encoding hypothetical protein (conserved protein of unknown function), with translation MITPDVLTEYIRKSLPDAEVTVTDRTGTMNHLKVVIVSEGFEGKNLLDRHRLIYQALDAPMKDGRIHALELTARTKAET, from the coding sequence GTGATTACACCTGATGTACTGACTGAATATATTCGCAAGAGCCTGCCGGACGCTGAGGTGACGGTGACTGATCGTACAGGGACTATGAACCACCTGAAGGTCGTCATTGTTTCCGAGGGGTTCGAGGGGAAAAATCTTTTAGATCGGCACCGTCTGATCTATCAGGCCTTAGACGCACCCATGAAGGATGGACGGATCCACGCATTAGAACTCACTGCCCGAACCAAAGCTGAGACATAG